Proteins encoded within one genomic window of Polynucleobacter duraquae:
- the fmt gene encoding methionyl-tRNA formyltransferase, with amino-acid sequence MRIVFAGTPEFAAQAMRAIDEAGHQIVLVLTQPDRRAGRGMHLQASPVKAFAQEKDIPVLQPETLKQNHTDLQKKIAAQEAFQYLSDIEFDVMVVVAYGLILPQAILDLASQSGRHGCLNIHASVLPRWRGAAPIQRAIERGDPATGVCIMQMDAGLDTGDTILVGELKITSQETSASLHDHLAAIGAKLIVKTLNDLDKGIAISRTPQAIEGVTYAEKILKSEAEIDWHLSAIEIDRRIRAFNPFPGSTSSLDGEHLKFWNSCLPSKEQIHQDAIPGRVLGFSGDGVYVQCGDGVIEILEMQKPGGKKIGASACLQSYRTQEKIMQFKKE; translated from the coding sequence ATGAGAATTGTCTTTGCTGGTACCCCAGAGTTTGCTGCGCAAGCAATGCGCGCAATAGATGAGGCTGGTCATCAAATTGTTTTAGTACTGACACAGCCAGATCGTCGTGCAGGTCGAGGCATGCATCTTCAAGCGAGCCCTGTAAAAGCATTTGCACAAGAGAAAGATATTCCGGTTCTGCAACCTGAAACGCTCAAGCAGAACCATACAGACTTGCAGAAAAAAATAGCAGCGCAAGAGGCCTTTCAATATCTATCTGATATTGAATTTGATGTAATGGTAGTCGTTGCTTATGGATTAATTCTTCCCCAGGCTATTCTTGATCTTGCTTCTCAGAGCGGGAGGCATGGTTGCTTAAATATTCACGCCTCTGTGCTGCCAAGGTGGCGCGGTGCAGCGCCGATACAGCGTGCCATAGAAAGGGGTGACCCTGCAACAGGTGTATGCATCATGCAAATGGATGCGGGTCTCGATACCGGCGACACCATTCTAGTGGGTGAGTTAAAAATTACATCTCAAGAAACTAGCGCATCACTTCACGACCATTTGGCGGCCATAGGGGCTAAGTTGATCGTCAAGACCCTCAATGATTTAGATAAAGGTATTGCCATCTCAAGAACTCCACAAGCTATAGAGGGAGTTACTTATGCAGAAAAAATATTAAAGAGCGAAGCAGAAATTGATTGGCATTTAAGCGCGATAGAAATCGATCGACGTATTCGAGCATTTAACCCATTTCCTGGGTCCACCAGTAGTTTGGATGGCGAGCATTTGAAGTTTTGGAACTCTTGTTTACCTAGCAAGGAGCAAATACATCAAGATGCCATCCCGGGACGGGTTTTAGGCTTTAGTGGAGATGGCGTGTATGTTCAGTGTGGAGATGGCGTGATTGAAATCTTAGAAATGCAAAAGCCTGGCGGAAAAAAGATTGGCGCCAGCGCTTGTTTACAGAGCTACCGCACGCAGGAAAAAATAATGCAGTTCAAGAAAGAGTGA
- the def gene encoding peptide deformylase, translating into MALLTVLCYPDPRLHKVAKPVAQVDVRIKKIVADMAQTMYDAPGVGLAATQVDIHERIVVIDVSDNQDELMVFINPELIWASPEKKSWREGCLSVPEYYDEVDRPAVIRVKALDINGKEFEIEADGLLSVCLQHEMDHLQGKVFVEYLSMLKRNRISLKMKKRAKELVGER; encoded by the coding sequence ATGGCTTTATTAACCGTCCTTTGTTATCCAGATCCACGCCTACATAAGGTTGCCAAACCGGTAGCGCAGGTAGATGTGCGCATTAAAAAAATTGTGGCCGATATGGCCCAGACTATGTATGACGCGCCAGGCGTTGGTTTAGCTGCAACGCAGGTAGACATTCATGAGCGAATTGTTGTTATTGATGTTTCAGATAATCAAGACGAGTTAATGGTATTCATTAATCCTGAGCTAATTTGGGCAAGCCCTGAAAAAAAATCATGGCGCGAAGGTTGTCTTTCCGTGCCTGAATATTATGACGAAGTAGACCGCCCAGCAGTCATACGAGTAAAGGCGCTCGATATCAACGGTAAAGAATTTGAAATAGAGGCAGACGGCTTACTATCAGTTTGTTTGCAGCACGAGATGGATCACTTGCAAGGCAAGGTGTTTGTTGAGTACCTATCTATGTTGAAGCGTAATCGTATTTCTCTCAAAATGAAAAAGCGCGCAAAAGAATTAGTAGGCGAGCGCTAA
- the dprA gene encoding DNA-processing protein DprA translates to MRISKNSNIVQIQRNSPDYPARLLDLYDPPSSLYIYGDIRLLNIPTIAIVGSRIASPEGVKNAHYFAQALSAEGYLIISGLARGIDGAAHLGALGSNQDHPTIAVCGTGLDIVYPREHLGLAQAIGGVGLLVSELVPGSGPKAWHFPRRNRIIAALSLGILVIEAAERSGSLITARLGCELGREIFAIPGSIHNPLYRGCHQLLQQGAKLVQSPKDILEELPKWSKTEFKGV, encoded by the coding sequence ATGCGCATATCTAAAAACTCAAACATCGTCCAAATTCAACGAAATTCCCCTGACTATCCAGCTCGTCTGCTAGATTTATACGATCCACCCAGCTCACTCTATATATATGGTGATATTCGCCTACTAAATATTCCGACGATTGCCATCGTGGGCTCAAGAATTGCCAGCCCAGAAGGGGTCAAGAACGCCCACTATTTTGCGCAAGCCCTGTCAGCCGAGGGTTATCTCATTATTTCTGGGCTGGCCCGAGGCATTGATGGGGCCGCCCATTTAGGTGCCCTTGGGTCAAATCAGGATCATCCAACCATAGCAGTATGTGGAACAGGGCTTGATATCGTGTATCCAAGAGAACATCTTGGGTTAGCCCAGGCCATTGGTGGGGTAGGCCTCTTGGTGTCTGAACTAGTCCCAGGATCAGGGCCAAAAGCATGGCACTTCCCTCGCAGAAACCGCATCATTGCAGCCTTGTCCCTGGGAATACTTGTGATAGAGGCGGCCGAGCGCTCTGGCTCGCTCATTACAGCTAGGTTGGGCTGTGAACTTGGCCGCGAGATTTTTGCGATTCCTGGGTCAATACACAACCCACTCTATAGAGGCTGCCACCAACTACTTCAGCAAGGGGCCAAACTGGTTCAATCCCCGAAAGACATTCTTGAGGAGCTGCCAAAATGGTCAAAAACGGAATTTAAAGGTGTTTAA
- a CDS encoding DNA topoisomerase III yields MATKATTKKSSSKTSTVDHPKALIIAEKPSVANDIAKALGGFTKYEDYFESDDFVISSAVGHLLEIAAPEEFDVKRGKWSFANLPVVPPYFDLRPIAKTESRLKVLQKLIKRKDINELINACDAGREGELIFRLIAQHAKAPQAIKRLWLQSMTPAAIRDGFASLRSDTDMQPLADAARCRSEADWLVGINGTRAMTAFNSKSGGFFLTTVGRVQTPTLSIVVEREELIRKFISKDYWEVKAEFIAAAGVYEGRWFDPKFKKDAAVPDARENRLWSEAAAQSIVAACRDKKASVKEEAKPATQLAPQLFDLTSLQREANARFGFSAKNTLGLAQALYERHKVLTYPRTDAKALPEDYLDTVKQTMENLAENSQEYRSFAKQILQGDPKDPKAKAGYGWIKPNKRIFDNSKISDHFAIIPTLESPKSLSEPEQKLYDLVVRRFLAVFYPAAEFRVTTRITEASGHHFKTEGRVLVSPGWLTVYGRSNQADDELVAVQEGETVQNESIAAVPLKTKPPARYTEATLLSAMESAGKWVDDDEMREAMAEKGLGTPATRAAIIEGLLAEKYMVREARELIPTAKAFQLMTLLRGLDVEELTRPDLTGSWENKLSLIERGEMNRDTFMQEIAQMTQRIVKRAKEYDSDTIPGDYATMSTPCPHCKGSVKENYRRFACEKCGFTISKTPGGRAFEYPEVEELLREKTIGPLQGFRSKMGRPFAAIIKLSEIPEDDADYPNAGFKLEFDFGNTQEDESEAIDFTGRQTLGVCPKCSGAVYEDGMRYLCERNTGPDKSCDFKTGKVVLQQEISAEQVQKLLTEGKTDLLTNFKSNRTGRGFKAYLALGADGKIGFEFEAKAPKAGAAAKAPAKKRAGASAATKSAAKPKRASKAKSSSST; encoded by the coding sequence GTGGCAACTAAAGCAACTACCAAAAAAAGCAGCTCAAAGACTTCAACTGTTGATCACCCAAAGGCGCTGATCATTGCGGAGAAACCTTCCGTTGCGAATGACATTGCCAAAGCTTTAGGTGGCTTTACTAAATACGAGGATTATTTTGAGAGCGATGACTTTGTTATCTCATCTGCTGTTGGCCATCTATTAGAAATCGCCGCCCCCGAAGAATTTGATGTCAAGCGTGGCAAATGGTCTTTTGCAAATCTGCCTGTTGTGCCCCCCTATTTTGATTTGCGCCCAATCGCCAAAACTGAATCTCGACTGAAGGTTTTGCAAAAGCTCATTAAGCGTAAAGATATTAACGAACTCATTAATGCATGTGACGCGGGTCGCGAAGGTGAATTGATCTTTCGTTTGATTGCGCAACATGCAAAAGCACCTCAGGCCATTAAGCGGCTCTGGTTGCAATCCATGACACCGGCAGCAATCAGAGATGGCTTTGCCTCCCTGCGCAGCGATACGGATATGCAGCCTCTCGCCGATGCGGCACGCTGCCGCTCTGAAGCGGATTGGCTAGTCGGAATTAATGGCACTCGCGCTATGACGGCATTCAATAGCAAGAGCGGTGGATTCTTTCTGACAACAGTGGGCCGAGTACAAACACCAACGCTATCAATCGTTGTGGAGCGTGAAGAACTCATTCGGAAGTTTATCTCCAAAGACTATTGGGAAGTGAAAGCAGAATTTATTGCTGCAGCTGGCGTATATGAAGGGCGCTGGTTTGATCCTAAGTTTAAGAAAGATGCTGCCGTTCCAGACGCTCGAGAGAACCGTCTTTGGAGTGAAGCTGCAGCACAAAGTATTGTTGCTGCGTGTCGCGATAAAAAAGCGAGCGTTAAAGAAGAAGCAAAACCAGCAACACAATTGGCGCCTCAACTGTTTGATTTAACGAGCCTACAACGTGAAGCAAATGCACGCTTTGGCTTCTCTGCTAAAAATACTCTTGGCTTGGCCCAAGCGCTTTACGAGCGCCATAAAGTACTGACCTATCCACGTACCGATGCTAAGGCCCTGCCTGAAGATTATTTGGATACCGTGAAGCAAACGATGGAAAACCTAGCCGAGAACTCGCAAGAATATCGCTCCTTTGCCAAACAAATCTTACAAGGTGATCCGAAGGATCCAAAAGCCAAGGCAGGGTATGGCTGGATCAAACCAAACAAACGTATTTTTGATAACTCAAAAATATCCGATCACTTTGCGATCATCCCTACCTTAGAGTCTCCAAAGAGTCTGAGTGAGCCGGAACAAAAACTGTATGACTTAGTTGTTCGTCGCTTTTTGGCAGTGTTTTATCCTGCTGCCGAATTCCGCGTCACCACTCGCATCACCGAGGCATCGGGACATCACTTTAAAACCGAAGGTCGCGTCCTAGTCTCGCCGGGTTGGCTAACGGTATACGGCAGATCCAATCAAGCAGATGATGAGTTGGTAGCGGTACAAGAAGGCGAAACTGTTCAAAATGAATCTATTGCAGCCGTTCCATTAAAAACCAAGCCACCAGCTCGATATACCGAGGCAACTTTGTTATCGGCCATGGAGAGCGCTGGCAAATGGGTCGATGATGATGAGATGCGTGAAGCAATGGCCGAAAAAGGCTTAGGCACACCTGCAACTCGAGCTGCCATCATTGAAGGCCTGCTAGCAGAGAAATATATGGTCAGGGAAGCGCGCGAGCTCATTCCCACTGCTAAGGCATTTCAGTTGATGACGCTCTTGCGCGGCCTAGATGTTGAAGAATTAACACGACCCGATCTCACTGGTAGCTGGGAAAATAAACTCTCTCTGATTGAGCGCGGTGAGATGAATCGCGATACCTTCATGCAAGAAATTGCGCAGATGACGCAACGTATTGTTAAGCGCGCCAAAGAATATGACAGCGACACCATTCCCGGTGACTATGCGACCATGTCTACGCCATGTCCTCACTGCAAAGGTTCCGTTAAAGAAAACTATCGTCGGTTTGCCTGTGAGAAGTGTGGCTTTACGATTAGCAAAACTCCGGGTGGACGAGCATTTGAGTATCCAGAGGTTGAAGAATTGCTGCGCGAAAAAACCATTGGGCCACTACAGGGTTTCCGCAGCAAAATGGGCAGACCATTTGCAGCAATTATTAAGTTAAGCGAAATCCCAGAAGATGATGCTGATTATCCAAATGCGGGCTTCAAGCTCGAATTTGATTTTGGCAATACTCAAGAAGATGAATCCGAAGCAATCGACTTTACTGGCCGTCAGACTTTGGGTGTTTGTCCAAAATGTTCTGGTGCTGTTTACGAAGATGGCATGCGCTATTTGTGCGAAAGAAATACTGGACCAGATAAATCGTGTGACTTCAAAACCGGTAAGGTCGTTTTACAACAAGAAATTTCTGCTGAGCAAGTTCAAAAATTGCTTACCGAGGGTAAAACCGATTTGCTAACCAATTTCAAATCTAACCGTACCGGCCGGGGCTTTAAAGCTTATCTTGCCTTGGGTGCAGACGGAAAAATTGGTTTTGAGTTTGAGGCAAAAGCGCCTAAGGCAGGTGCCGCTGCTAAAGCGCCAGCAAAAAAACGTGCGGGTGCCAGTGCGGCCACTAAGTCAGCAGCAAAACCTAAGCGCGCCAGCAAAGCAAAGTCATCTTCAAGCACTTGA